The genomic DNA CTTTGATTTTCTCGAAAAGGTCAATAACCTTTGGAGGGAATTTTTCTATCTCAAGTTCACAGAGTTTTTCAGCAATTGCTGGTGCATACTTGGGCTTGCTGGAATCAAGAATATCCATCAAAGCTTTGTCGTAACCATCAGATGGCTTATAGTCCCGGACAACAGCGGCATAGATGGGTTGCTTACAACAAGAACATGGTGGTTCACTTGTTTTTTTTCTACCTGCCGATGTTCCATGTTTTTGCTCAATCCAGTTCTCAATAGCATCGACCCCGTCAAGTTCTTTTATGGCAGCCTCTATCGTAGTTTTGAATCCGGATGAAATCAGATACCCTTCAAAATCTGTGTTATCGAGGATGGTAATATGTGGGCACTTTGTAATGTCTGTTTCACCGAATACTAGTTCATAAGATTTTTTTAATCCATTAATGGCTAGTTCCTCCCCATCACTAAAAATAAATATGGGTATGGAGAATTCTTTTGCAAAAGTTAAGAACGGAAGATATTTTTTCCCGGACCCACCAACGCCGATGAAATTTACTCCTAACACAAAAGCTTCATTACCGAAATATTTTTGGAAAAGTGTGGGAAGTGCTTGCTCTTCTGTTTCACCCTCGCACAAAACCAATGCTTTTGAGAATAAAATTTCCCCTCTGGAATGTATAACCTCCCGCTGTAATCTGCGACGGTCCTCAGTTCCAAGTTGGAGATCTAGGTGATGTGCCACAATGATATCTGATGATTTCTTGAGATATCTCAATTCAGATTGATTAGCCATTGCAGCCAAATAGGGTGAATGTGTGCTAACAATTATTTGCCCCTTAGATTCAGCAAGTTGACCATAAAGCGTTTTTTGTGCATTGGGGTGCAGGTGCGCTTCAGGCTCTTCAGCAGCGAGAATGGGGAAAAATGGCTTTACTTCTTTCTTGTGCTTGGCTGCCATCAAATCAGTGAAAGCTTTCACTGTTAACATAGATGCCCAGCTTCGCGTGCCCATTCCGTGGTATTCCATAGAAAAAGCGATACTTGGACTTTCGCCAAAGTGAATCGAGAAGTGCTTGGAGAGATCACGAATTTTCTTAGGGAA from Candidatus Neomarinimicrobiota bacterium includes the following:
- a CDS encoding AAA family ATPase — its product is MNILIDTVRIAGFRGIKNLEISLPRVTVLIGTNNSGKTSLLKALQLALGDYSRYLSEEDFHIGADDKRVSKILVDVRIVPVDANGIRMQKFNDEWAAEFSDKIKAETNGNQFVALRTRAAPNTIKGGFDSKRSTLERWPDLETWQTEKIKETNMLNYFEIMPFIPIEAQRDIHQELKERSSFIGKVLSSVGDEYNQTEIAMLESLIKKVNDKAVDESSVLQSLKAHFKKLNHSFEGSGSAEITPFPKKIRDLSKHFSIHFGESPSIAFSMEYHGMGTRSWASMLTVKAFTDLMAAKHKKEVKPFFPILAAEEPEAHLHPNAQKTLYGQLAESKGQIIVSTHSPYLAAMANQSELRYLKKSSDIIVAHHLDLQLGTEDRRRLQREVIHSRGEILFSKALVLCEGETEEQALPTLFQKYFGNEAFVLGVNFIGVGGSGKKYLPFLTFAKEFSIPIFIFSDGEELAINGLKKSYELVFGETDITKCPHITILDNTDFEGYLISSGFKTTIEAAIKELDGVDAIENWIEQKHGTSAGRKKTSEPPCSCCKQPIYAAVVRDYKPSDGYDKALMDILDSSKPKYAPAIAEKLCELEIEKFPPKVIDLFEKIK